TCAGCTTCCGGCGTGAGAGTGATGGTGGCCACGGTCTCGTCACCCTCCATAACCATGAAGACGGTGTCTGCCTTGATGGTCGCGAGCAGTCGGTCAGCCGGGTACGGACGCTGCCACTGGTCGATGCCGAGACGAGTGAGCCAAGCCGCCGCCTCCTCTCGGAAGGCAAGCAGCTTGGCCACATCGTCCGGTTGGGCAGGAATGATTCTCGCTGAGGCTCACCTGCTCGATGCCTCGTTCAGCCAGGCACCGCGTGGTGCCCTCTTCGATGTCTCCTGGTTCAGCCAGTCGCAGCAGCGCTCAGGCACTTCTACGCGTCAGTGCTGCTGGACGCGGGCGAGAACATCCGTGCCCTGAGTCAGTACCTCGGTCACAGCGATCCGGGATTCACGCTGAGGACGTACACGCACCTGATGCCGAGTAGCGAGGGACGCACGCGAAAGGCTGTCGACAGCCTCTATCTGGCCTCCACTCCACAAGATCACGGCCCAGAGACGGCCCAGGCAGCCTGACACGGCCCCGATCAGTACCGAACGCCCTGGTCGGGGCCCTCCGGGGCCGGATCGCGCAGACTTCATCTACTTCTGGCCCCTGTACATGGGCACTGCGATCCCCATAGACCAGTGGCGGTCGCGGATGTGGCTGGACACCTGGGTCTAGCTGGGCAGACGTAGCAAGGGGACGCGGCAATCTGCCGCGCCCCCTTGGTCGTTGTTGGCCGTTGACGGTTGTCGTTGGTCGCCCTCGCACGGCCCGAGGACGGCCCAGCTCTGGGCCCGGGAGATTTACAGACCGCGCGGCAGTCAGAACGTGAGCAGGGTCTTCGGCCGAAAAGCCCTGGTTCCCCATGGATGCCCCAGAGGCTCCCTCAGGCTCGGGTGCGGACCGCCGGCCGGCGAGCCGCACCGACTGTGAATCTAGCCCCCTGGGCGCGGCGGTGTGCCGGTCACCTCACCCGGATGAAGTTGTAGGCGAGGCCGTCGAGGCCGGGGGTGCGGTCTACGAAGGTAATGTCGCGCGAGGCAACGACCGAGAACGTGCGCGGGTCCTGGTCGAGCAGGCCGTCCTCCTGGGACATGATCTTCCGTGAGCAGGTCCGGTGCGTGGTGCGGGTGAGCGGGTACAGCGTGACGTGCTCGCCTGCGAAGGCGGCCCGGCCCTTGAAGCCGTTGCAGCCTCCCTTTCCGGTGACCGTGCCGTCCCGGTGGAAGACGAAGTAGACCTCTTTGCCGGCCGTCATGTCGACGGGGGTGTCGGCGACGTTCAGATATTCGATTCGCCACGGCGCTCCGAAGAGCCCCTGAGGCCACAGCATTTGCAGCGCGACATAGTCGCCCCTCTGGTTCTTCAGGGTCATCGAGAGCTCGTCGACCCGCTCGGCCACCGCCAGGGGGCCGCCGGTGAAGATCTTCCGCATCCGCTGCTCGAAGGCGCGCTCCTTCGCCGGACACGCGTCGTCCGGCGTCGCCCCCGACGTGTCCGTACCGACGGTG
This portion of the Streptomyces mirabilis genome encodes:
- a CDS encoding META domain-containing protein — translated: MLAPGGERGKAPDRPTPWTMPTGPGGYGGRLLGARWRVDWVTVDGRNIDAPPDAGAWVEFGYDNTAVGDYGCTPFKSSATVTATTLTVGTDTSGATPDDACPAKERAFEQRMRKIFTGGPLAVAERVDELSMTLKNQRGDYVALQMLWPQGLFGAPWRIEYLNVADTPVDMTAGKEVYFVFHRDGTVTGKGGCNGFKGRAAFAGEHVTLYPLTRTTHRTCSRKIMSQEDGLLDQDPRTFSVVASRDITFVDRTPGLDGLAYNFIRVR